In Crinalium epipsammum PCC 9333, the genomic window TCTATGACTTCGCCGCGCCAGAAGCCACTATATGGTAATTTGCGGCAGGCAATATTTCGCAAACTTGCCCAATATACAGGAGCCCATAGCCAATACAAACCAGCAATTACTCCTAAAAAGAACGTCAACAGTCCTTCACCTAGTATAAATTTGCCCAGGATAAACACCACAATGCACACTGCGACTACAGAAATTAGTAACCGCCTCAAAAATACTGGAAATTTTCCCCAGTAGTAGGCATATTGGGGACCAGTAGCAAGGATAGGAATTAGTTGTTCAAATTTCTGGCGGGTTAAAGGTATTAGCATTGCTGTTGTATTGGCATTGTCAGGCTGAGGCTGATTTTACAAAGAAGTTAAGAGTCAGAAAAATTGCTCGCTTAAGAGCGTTTAAATATCAAGCTAACAACTAAACCAACAGTGGCACTAGCAATCAAACTAAACGCCAAATTAACTAAAGATTGATTAGCTTGCCGATAAATCTCAAATTTATCGTTAGACTTCTCAACATCGGTTGACAGTCTCTCAACATCGGTTGATAGTCTCTCAACATCAGATGAGAGCCTTTTAACTTCTGCCGATAAGCCATTTAAACCTTGAACGACATCTGTTAAAGTTGGTTCACTATTTGTTGATGTCATAAATAATTCTCCAAATAATTAATGTTTAATTTTGAAGAAATTACAGTTTATCTAGAATTGACTTCCCAGAATTGCTGACTCTTTTCAGAGGATTTTTTCTAAACCATAGACTAAGGATTGAAGTTGAATTATTTTGCGGATAGATAGCAGAACTCCAGGCATATAGCAAGACCGATCTGAGGTATCGTGACGCAGGGTGTAAACTTGACCAGCAGCACCAAAGATTACTTCTTGGTGAGCAATTAAACCAGGTAAGCGAATACTGTGAATCCGAATGCCTTCATCTGCAAGACTACCTCTAGCACCTGCTAGTTTTTCGGTTTCTGTAACTGTGGGTGGGTTGAAACTCTTGCCCATTTCTGCCAGCAGTTGAGCCGTTTGAATAGCAGTACCACTAGGGGCATCAGCTTTTTGGTTGTGATGTAACTCTATAATTTCAACATGGTCAAAGTATTGGGATGCTTGGATAGCAGCTTGCTGTAACAGCACCATCCCAATTGAGAAGTTTGGGATAATTAGGCAGCCAGTGCTGGCTTTGTCGGCAAATTCTGCCAGATCCTTTATTTTCTCTGGGCTAAGTCCGGTAGTGCCAACTACAGGGCGGACACCGTAGGCGATCGCACTCCGCACATTCTCATAAACACCATCAGGATGGGTAAAATCCACCATTACACTGAGTTGCTTTTCTTGTGATGCCATCAACAGCGCACCTTGCAAGTCGTTGACAATTGGTACTTCTATCTCACCACATCCAGCCACTTCACCAACATCTTTACCCAAATGTGCTGGATTCTTATCTACAGCACCTACGAGGGTGAGATCTGGCGCTTGGGCAACTGCTTTAATCACCTCTCGCCCCATTTTGCCTGCTGCACCATTAACTACCACAGGGATAGGAGTTTGATTAGCCATAATTTTAGAATATCCTTCAGAACCGTCTAGGGCATTTTAGATTAATCAGATTATTGCAGTGTATTACCAGTTGGCAAGCTAGTTGGAAGATATTTAGTGTGGATTCCAGCTTACCATCCCCAAGTTCCAGGCTCCCCCTTGAAAGGTCCAACAATATCACTGGTAATCCAACCGCCATAAAAACCCCCTGGTTGTGGCTGTACTTTTTCGCCATTCACATAGCAAGCATCCATTATTTGGGGATAAAAAGCTATGTAGTTTTTAATAGCTGCAAATGCTGGTGTGGGGTTGGGATAAGACCAAGCAACATTGGGTGCAAGTTTTTCTTCTACAGTCAATGTGTAGTAGGTTGCCATGCCTTTCCACTCGCAAAATGAGCCTTGAGGAGCGATCGCCAAATATTGCATTTGGATATCTTCAGGGGGAATGTAATATACAGGAGGATGGCTAGTTTCTAATACTCGCTGGGATGAGTGAGTATCAACAATGGTGACACCGTTGAAAATTATCTGGATGTGTTTAGGTGACTCTTCCAGACGCGGTGGGCGTGGATAATCCCATACTGATTCTTGACCTGGACTTGGTGGAATGCGATCGCGATTCACGCTCAAACTATCTCCTATCAACTTGTTTACAAACTTATAGCTGAATAATTTATAGCAATTTTATATTTGGTATAAATTTGAGTAATTTACCTCCGTATATCTTAAGACAGACTATTTTTTTTCTAGATAGTGGTATGGTAATCTGGCAAAAAAAATATTTTTAGGTTTAATTAATAATATTATATCTATTAGGTATAAAGATCATTAGGTATTATTTATGAATTTGCCAATCAAGCTGCTAGGCAATCGCCGTTTTGCCTCGCGTCGTAGCATAATTAAATGGGGGGTAGTAGCTTTGGGCATGGGGATGATTACCCCAATTCCTAGAGCATTGACGGCTAAAAAAAATCAAGGTATTAAATCCTTGATAATTAACGATGATGATTTAGGAATTATTAATTTTGCATTATTATTAGAAGAAATTCAATTTACATTTTATACAGCAGTTAGTAAAAGTAATAAAATTACGGACTCTAGAGAAATAAGTTATATAAAATCATTATTATATCATCAAGGGGAGCATATTAATTATTTGCGAGAAATACTAGGAAATAAAGCGATATTTAAAAGCGGAGATTTAAGCTTTAACAAAGCTGGACTAGCAGCTAAAGTAAGCGATCGCACTCAAATTTTAGATACAGCCGTAACTTTAGAAGACTTAGGAGTTCATGCTTATAATGGTATAGCAACGCTGATTAAGAATCCTACTTACTTATTAGCGATTAGTTCTATAGTTAGTGTTGAAGCACGTCATGCAGCAGGAGTTCGGGGGCTACTAGGACGCAGTGTAACAGAACCAAATCGCGATCGCGCTTTTAGCAAAGCTGAATTGCTACAAGTCCTCAATCCATTTCTAGGGCGTTCTTACGATGAATTATATACACCTAAACAAGTTATTAGTATTGTGAAGTCACTCAATATATTAAAGAATCCGGTTACTGGTACACTGATTGCTTAAACTCAAAAGTGATTAATTATGAAAAATTTATTTGATTTATTTTCAATAAAAACAGCCATAAAAAAACAAAAATTCCCTACTTTATTTAGTAGAATTTCGCTAAAAATATGGTTAAATATCAGAAAAATATTTAGCTTTTCTAAACAAACACTATTGATATTGCCATTAATAGCAATATTACTATTTCTTAATCCAGCAATACCTGCTCAAAATGAAAATATACCTACTCAGAACGTAAATAAACCTGTTGAGACTAATAATAAAATCCTGACACCGTTAGAAGTAGTTGAATATACTCTCAAAATAGAAAAATTAGAATCCGATTTTTATCATCGTGGAATTGAAGCAACTAAAAATGGAGATTTGCGAGAACTTCCAGAGGAAGTAAAAGACGCGATCGCATTTTTTTCTAAAGATGAGGATAACCACGTTGAAGGATGGTCAAATATCTTAAAAAACTATAAGCGCGATCCAGATAAAATTAATATCCCCAAAGACATTAATTATAAAGCTATTTTAGGTCGTAACCCCTTCGCTAATCCTCAAGATTTTCTTTTAGCCATGCAGTTAATTGAGGATTTAGGCGTAGCCGCTTATAAAGGGCAAATGCAAAGCTTGTTAGCAGCAGGTATTTCTGCAAAAGCAATTTTAGCTGCTGCCATAGAAATTCACAGTGTAGAAGCACGTCACGCCGCCGGAATCAGATTATTGAGAGAAAAATTAATGGGCGACAAAGTTAGACCTTGGATCGAAAATTCTTATGAAGTAATTTATCCCGAAAATCGTAGTAATACTTCTATTCCCTTTCAATCTCAAGCTTTTGATAGTTACGCTACTAAAGAAGAGGTTTTAAATTTACTTAATTCTATCTTAGCGACAGATAAATCAAATTATACACTAAATAACGAACAAGCATCAAGCGAATACGCCACTCCGATTAGGGCTTTATTTTAATACATGAAAGGATTGAAAGTATGAAAAAACTTCATTTTGCAAAATCTTCATTAAAACTAATTTTGTCAATGCTAATAATGGGTTTTATAGCAAAACCTGAACCTTTATTAGCCGCTATTCCAACAGTGAAGCCTAATGTTTCTAGATCTACAAACAAAGCTTCTAAAACAGCAAAAAATGTGAAGCGTTTAGAAATCAAAATTAGTACTCGTAAAGTTACCTTATATCAAGGAAAAAAAGCAATCAAAAGCTATCGTGTCGCAGTAGGAAAACGCGGGTGGGAAACTCCTATTGGCAAATTTAAAGTAATGAATATGGTGCGTAATCCTACTTGGATTAGCCCATTTACAGGTGCAGTTATTCCAGGCGGAACTTCCAAAAATCCACTAGGTAAGTATTGGATTGGTTTTTGGACAAATGGTAAAAATTGGATTGGTTTTCATGGTACGCCTAGCACGAGTTCAGTAGGGAAAGCAGTCTCACATGGTTGTATTAGGATGTACAACAAAGATGTTCAAGAATTGTTTAAGCAGGTAAAAGTTGGAACCCCAGTTACCGTAGTAAAATAGACTTCTTGCATCAGCAAAAGTTGGGTTAATTAACCACAGATAAACACAGATGCACACAGATAGAAGAATTTATTAAGCGCAAGAAGTCTCATAAAAACTTTTAACCTATATTCTAAATATCAACAGGTTTATAAGTTTTAATTGGGGTGAAGGTAATTGCTATCCATCCTAATTTATGCCAATAAAAGAAAAAATTGCCTTTTATTTAGAAGACATTGAAACTCCTCTGGGAAAATTAATTAATCTCAGTATTACAGGATTAGTTTTACTTTCTTCCGTAATTTTTGTTATAGAAACATATCCTATTCCCGATTATGTCAGGCTTAATCTGGAAACAATTGATTGGGCTATTTTATTAATATTTGCTTATGAATATTTACTACGCTTATGGTGCGCTCCTAAGAGAATTAAGTATATCTTGAGTTTTTATTCAATTATTGATTTAATTGCAATTCTACCATTCCTCACAGGAGTTGTAGATATTAGTTTTGTGAGAATTTTTAGATGGTTTAGAATTTTAAAATTGATTCGTTATATAGAAGGTAAAACTTTATTTGGTAAAATTAGCTCAGAAGATAGCGTAATTGTTGCGAGAATATTATTTACTTTATTTACAATAATTTTTGTTTACTCCGGCTTAATATATCAAGTTGAGCATCCCGTTAACCCTAACGTTTTCGCGACATTTTTGGATGCTGTTTATTTTTCGGTTGTAACTATGACAACAGTTGGTTTCGGCGATGTTACTCCGAGTTCACAAGCAGGTCGATTAATGACGCTGTTAATGATTTTGACAGGAATTGCTCTCATACCTTGGCAATTAGGTGATTTAATTAAACGGTTAGTAAAAAATGCTAATCAGGTAGAAAATGTTTGTTCTATTTGTAGTTTGTCGTCCCATGATGTGGATGCGCGTTTTTGCAAAATATGTGGTACTAAGTTAGAAAAATCTGGAGAGTTTTTGAATATTGAGTGAAATTACATTTTTTTCAATGAAAGTTTAATTGCTCAGGATACTTTTTTCTTTAATTCACCTACTTGTACTTCTAGTTGAGATATTCGGTGCTTTAGTTCGATAACTAAAGTTGCAAGACGGTCAAGCATTTGCTCATTTGATAACCTTTGTTTGCTGACTTGAGGAAAGGCTGGGGGTGCTGTCCTATTTTTTTGGGTTATGCGATACTGTGACTGGCTGATTGCATCTATGTGCGATTCTAGCTGGTTGAGTTGCGATCGCAATTGATAATTATCAACTTCCAATCTAGAAATCCGCGACTCAAACATATCAGATGCAGCTTGCGCTGATGTACAACCAGATAATACAGCCAAGACCAAAATTAAAACTACGCCAAATATTCTTTGATGAACTTTAATCATATTTCATCCATCCTTCAGGCTAATATATAAGTTTTTCTAGGCTAATCAATCTGTAAAACCATTACCTCAGTTTGTAGATATATAGTAAAAGCAAAAATATCTTGATTGATACCAAGTTGCAGCCAGAAGCGAAATAACTACCGGAGAAACATAAATGAAACTAATTACACAAACATTAATTTTCTTTTTAACCTTATTAACCTTTGGCTGTAACCAAGAAACCAATACTAATCAATCTGCTACCCCATCTCAACTACCACTTACCTCAAAAGCAAATATTATTGAGTCTGGAAATTTTGTTAAAGCAGAAGTTCCGACTGAAGGAAAAATGCGTATTGTTAGTGAAGGTGGCAAACAATATCTAGAATTTGAGCAAGATTTTAAAACTAAAAGTGGACCAGATTTATATGTAATTTTGCATCGCTCTAATCAACCACTAATTTCTGGTCTTAAAGAGCAAGATTATGTAACTATTAGTAAATTAGAAAAGATAAGTGGCTCTCAACGTTATCCTATTGCAGCAAATGTAAATTTAAAAAACTTTCGCTCTGTTGCAGTTTGGTGTCGCCAATTTAACGCTACTTTTGGCTATGCCGAATTTGCAGATTAACTACTTTTCTGTTTTGCGCGATCGCAACTATTTTATCAGGCATTGCGTACCAGACGAGATGTAATGGCATCTTTTATAAATAAGCTTTTGGCATAACTTATCTGCAATTAAAACAAAACAAATAGGGTGAGCAATGCCCACCCTATTTCAATCTAGATCAAATTAATTGATAAAAGTATTAACCCAACAATGCCTTAGCCCTAGCTAACACATTATCAACATTGAAGCCAAACTTCTCTAACGCAACTGGCCCAGGCGCAGAAACACCGAAGCGATCAATGCTAATCATGTCACCTTCAGTGCCTACATAACGACACCAGCCGAAACTAGAAGCAGCTTCTACAGCTAACCGTTTGGTAACAGCTTTAGGCAACACAGATTCACGATAACCTGCATCTTGCGCGTCAAATAATTCCCAGCTAGGCATAGAAACAACCCGTACTTTCTTGCCTTCAGCGCGTAACTTATCAGCCGCACCAGCACAAAGCTGAAGTTCGCTACCAGTACCAATCAGAATGATATCAGGGGTTTCTTCGCCACCGGAGATAATATAACCACCCTTAGCAGTACCTTCAATGGAAGTACCAGCTAAGTTAGGCTGTGCTAGGCGAGACAACGCCAGCAGGGTAGGACGATTTTCGTTAGCAGCTTCAATTGCTACCTTGTAAGAACCAGAAGTTTCGTTACCATCGGCGGGACGAAGTACTGTTAACTTAGGAATTGCCCGCAGAGAAGCGATAGTTTCAATCGGTTGGTGGGTGGGGCCATCTTCACCTAACTGGATGGAGTCGTGAGTCATCACCCAAATCGAGCCAGCATTGGACAAAGCTGAAATCCGAATTGCTGCCCGCATATAGTCTGCGAACACCAAGAAGGTAGCACCGTATGGAATTAAACCTGAATTGTGGAGGGCAATACCGTTACAAATCGCTCCCATGCCGTGTTCGCGCACGCCAAAACGAATGTTGGTGTTTTCGTAGTGACCTGGTTGGAAATCTCCTGAAGATTTAATTAGGGTCATGCAGGAGTGAGCTAAGTCAGCAGAACCACCAATAATCTCAGGCAGTACTCCAGCTAGGGCATTCAAGCATTTACCAGAGTAATTACGAGTAGCATCTGCCTTGTCTTCTGGGGTGAAGGTGGGTAAAGATTTTTCCCATCCTTCAGTCAGTTTGCGACTCAGCAACCGTGCAAATTCTTCAGCTTCGGCGCTATAATGAGCTTTGTAATTTTC contains:
- a CDS encoding DM13 domain-containing protein encodes the protein MKLITQTLIFFLTLLTFGCNQETNTNQSATPSQLPLTSKANIIESGNFVKAEVPTEGKMRIVSEGGKQYLEFEQDFKTKSGPDLYVILHRSNQPLISGLKEQDYVTISKLEKISGSQRYPIAANVNLKNFRSVAVWCRQFNATFGYAEFAD
- a CDS encoding ferritin-like domain-containing protein, with amino-acid sequence MNLPIKLLGNRRFASRRSIIKWGVVALGMGMITPIPRALTAKKNQGIKSLIINDDDLGIINFALLLEEIQFTFYTAVSKSNKITDSREISYIKSLLYHQGEHINYLREILGNKAIFKSGDLSFNKAGLAAKVSDRTQILDTAVTLEDLGVHAYNGIATLIKNPTYLLAISSIVSVEARHAAGVRGLLGRSVTEPNRDRAFSKAELLQVLNPFLGRSYDELYTPKQVISIVKSLNILKNPVTGTLIA
- the dapB gene encoding 4-hydroxy-tetrahydrodipicolinate reductase codes for the protein MANQTPIPVVVNGAAGKMGREVIKAVAQAPDLTLVGAVDKNPAHLGKDVGEVAGCGEIEVPIVNDLQGALLMASQEKQLSVMVDFTHPDGVYENVRSAIAYGVRPVVGTTGLSPEKIKDLAEFADKASTGCLIIPNFSIGMVLLQQAAIQASQYFDHVEIIELHHNQKADAPSGTAIQTAQLLAEMGKSFNPPTVTETEKLAGARGSLADEGIRIHSIRLPGLIAHQEVIFGAAGQVYTLRHDTSDRSCYMPGVLLSIRKIIQLQSLVYGLEKIL
- a CDS encoding ferritin-like domain-containing protein, encoding MKNLFDLFSIKTAIKKQKFPTLFSRISLKIWLNIRKIFSFSKQTLLILPLIAILLFLNPAIPAQNENIPTQNVNKPVETNNKILTPLEVVEYTLKIEKLESDFYHRGIEATKNGDLRELPEEVKDAIAFFSKDEDNHVEGWSNILKNYKRDPDKINIPKDINYKAILGRNPFANPQDFLLAMQLIEDLGVAAYKGQMQSLLAAGISAKAILAAAIEIHSVEARHAAGIRLLREKLMGDKVRPWIENSYEVIYPENRSNTSIPFQSQAFDSYATKEEVLNLLNSILATDKSNYTLNNEQASSEYATPIRALF
- the tkt gene encoding transketolase; translated protein: MPVATQSLEELCINSIRFLAVDAVEKAKSGHPGLPMGAAPMAFVLWNHFLRVNPKNPYWFNRDRFVLSAGHGSMLQYALLYLAGFDSVTMDDIKQFRQWESKTPGHPENFMTPGVEVTTGPLGQGISNAVGLAIAEAHLAAKFNKPDHTLVDHYTYVIMGDGCHMEGVSGEACSLAGHLKLGKLIALYDDNHISIDGSTDLAFTEDVGKRFEAYGWHVVVVEDGNTDLDAIQKAIEEAKSVTDKPSMIKVRTTIGYGSPTKANTAGVHGAALGGDEVTATRKQLGWEYEPFEIPEDALNYWRKAVERGAKYEEEWNLNWENYKAHYSAEAEEFARLLSRKLTEGWEKSLPTFTPEDKADATRNYSGKCLNALAGVLPEIIGGSADLAHSCMTLIKSSGDFQPGHYENTNIRFGVREHGMGAICNGIALHNSGLIPYGATFLVFADYMRAAIRISALSNAGSIWVMTHDSIQLGEDGPTHQPIETIASLRAIPKLTVLRPADGNETSGSYKVAIEAANENRPTLLALSRLAQPNLAGTSIEGTAKGGYIISGGEETPDIILIGTGSELQLCAGAADKLRAEGKKVRVVSMPSWELFDAQDAGYRESVLPKAVTKRLAVEAASSFGWCRYVGTEGDMISIDRFGVSAPGPVALEKFGFNVDNVLARAKALLG
- a CDS encoding L,D-transpeptidase, giving the protein MKKLHFAKSSLKLILSMLIMGFIAKPEPLLAAIPTVKPNVSRSTNKASKTAKNVKRLEIKISTRKVTLYQGKKAIKSYRVAVGKRGWETPIGKFKVMNMVRNPTWISPFTGAVIPGGTSKNPLGKYWIGFWTNGKNWIGFHGTPSTSSVGKAVSHGCIRMYNKDVQELFKQVKVGTPVTVVK
- a CDS encoding ion transporter produces the protein MPIKEKIAFYLEDIETPLGKLINLSITGLVLLSSVIFVIETYPIPDYVRLNLETIDWAILLIFAYEYLLRLWCAPKRIKYILSFYSIIDLIAILPFLTGVVDISFVRIFRWFRILKLIRYIEGKTLFGKISSEDSVIVARILFTLFTIIFVYSGLIYQVEHPVNPNVFATFLDAVYFSVVTMTTVGFGDVTPSSQAGRLMTLLMILTGIALIPWQLGDLIKRLVKNANQVENVCSICSLSSHDVDARFCKICGTKLEKSGEFLNIE
- a CDS encoding DUF427 domain-containing protein produces the protein MNRDRIPPSPGQESVWDYPRPPRLEESPKHIQIIFNGVTIVDTHSSQRVLETSHPPVYYIPPEDIQMQYLAIAPQGSFCEWKGMATYYTLTVEEKLAPNVAWSYPNPTPAFAAIKNYIAFYPQIMDACYVNGEKVQPQPGGFYGGWITSDIVGPFKGEPGTWGW